A single Prevotella sp. E15-22 DNA region contains:
- a CDS encoding BREX-1 system adenine-specific DNA-methyltransferase PglX encodes MEQTLKQFINGNLFDATNLLLGELNIKHTQEIPSPIQYSDFFDGEVPLYIKNALSLTTRCYYIGEVSDDSLSGNNKDATTLSEDLQKLRDNAKYKSMMLFAVDLHSDASITRSNMAVLTRAFNRLVYNFPVTVIFRQGHLLSIGTCERTEFKQKWKQGQGEKLGRVTILRNIDCNNPHRAQIDILSQMNAEECTNFDDLYRKWMTEFDISLLNKQFYKELQEWFYWAVDEIKLPQVIYSNQDDDQQAKNFIVRMLSRLMFCWFIKERGLIEKQLLELTDFNNHRYPIVKDIDDENFLDSNSYYRGILQNMFFNGLNKQNKSTQKDFKCTNYLPDGFDYKRFLNLPFLNCGTFDPLEEDFNKESIEDTVISVPNRLFYGDDENKGINKIFCSYHFTIEENTPLDIDIALDPEMLGLVFENLLAEIDPNNDDATTKSIRKATGSYYTPRPVIQSMVNESLLVYLKKCIGFEANENATEFLTNLIYHDVLNNDRHNRQIVEGLYEIRALDPACGSGAFPMGMLQRIVDLLKIVDPGNSLWLDIMLEPIKDWTVRENFKKQLVCHQDDYSRKLGIIQNCIYGIDIQPIAVQITKLRFFISLLIDQKIDKNADNAGVTPLPNLETKIVCADSLKSLSADVFEEDLKAKMILEREKYYQPDVTSDERKEIAGRIADMMDVLYPTFAIRLGMKQVSNKAVLKKWFMTGSVNAPFFDLKTFFPEIENGFDIVIGNPPYGGFKIEDDVKDGLGLGNKDPYGAFIARFLGNGSRITPLKYGGVLSYIVSDTFMTIGTHLKLRQQMMHNKIYKMVRMSPKTFSATVNTVVIVCEKCRADATDSAIEGNICQMADMSNIDIHEDFEHFMDILSRSTMQIINVANEEYAIYNYEQKLIKNCSNLPFFVASPKIFGLMNDADRNAIRGTTQLGGISIPFRQASINESIIRVVNLGLVSEVKTGLQTGDNPAYLFQDPDARGTYKDINLFVEKVLNDEDFNRISKDKKLRLDIISNGISIDNTRSQRYFGGRYILPYDKGGESDSDGGWLPNYYVPTNYYIDWSEWAVNRMKSLTIADRIRINKEKKKINARAENTLAAVIRSPQTYFLPAINVSRVGMYSPTFRVSSNAPYDSGCNNIFTDLDTIYLMGILCSKFYRFLFINYVNGTVNSQTDDHLLLPIVVDEISGLKEKVEAIIKKQHEPGNLRYDYASHEQIEIDKLVYKAYGLNEDDINEVETWFARRYPKLASAQRSNLEKLKRK; translated from the coding sequence ATGGAACAAACTTTGAAACAATTTATCAACGGCAATCTTTTTGATGCCACTAACTTATTGCTGGGTGAACTCAATATCAAGCATACGCAAGAAATACCTTCACCCATACAATACAGCGACTTTTTTGACGGAGAAGTACCTCTGTATATCAAGAATGCTCTATCATTAACAACAAGGTGTTATTATATAGGTGAAGTAAGCGATGATTCACTATCTGGTAACAATAAAGATGCAACTACCCTCAGCGAGGACCTACAGAAACTGAGAGATAATGCCAAATATAAAAGCATGATGCTCTTTGCCGTTGACTTGCATTCTGATGCTAGCATCACCCGCTCCAATATGGCTGTACTGACTCGTGCTTTCAACCGCTTAGTGTATAACTTCCCTGTAACCGTCATTTTCCGTCAAGGGCATCTGCTGAGCATCGGCACTTGTGAACGTACAGAGTTCAAACAGAAATGGAAACAAGGTCAAGGAGAGAAGTTGGGACGTGTCACAATTTTAAGGAATATTGATTGTAATAATCCACATCGTGCTCAAATCGACATTCTTTCTCAAATGAATGCAGAGGAATGCACGAACTTTGATGACCTCTACAGAAAATGGATGACGGAGTTCGACATTTCGCTGCTCAACAAACAGTTCTATAAGGAATTGCAGGAATGGTTCTATTGGGCAGTTGACGAGATTAAGTTACCTCAAGTCATATATAGTAATCAGGACGATGACCAGCAAGCCAAAAACTTCATTGTGAGGATGCTCTCACGTCTGATGTTCTGTTGGTTTATAAAGGAACGTGGCCTCATAGAAAAACAACTATTAGAGCTAACTGACTTCAATAATCATAGATACCCTATCGTAAAAGATATTGATGATGAGAATTTCCTTGATAGCAACAGTTACTATCGTGGCATCTTGCAAAACATGTTCTTCAATGGTCTTAACAAACAGAACAAGTCAACACAAAAGGATTTCAAGTGTACGAACTATCTGCCTGATGGTTTTGACTACAAGCGTTTCCTCAATCTGCCATTCCTCAACTGTGGAACTTTCGACCCTTTGGAAGAGGACTTTAACAAGGAATCGATTGAAGACACTGTAATCTCAGTACCCAACCGACTGTTCTATGGTGATGACGAAAACAAAGGTATTAACAAAATTTTTTGTAGTTACCACTTCACTATCGAAGAGAATACACCGCTTGATATTGACATTGCCTTAGACCCAGAGATGCTTGGTTTGGTATTTGAGAATCTGCTAGCAGAAATTGACCCCAATAACGATGACGCTACCACCAAGAGTATTCGCAAGGCTACAGGTTCTTACTATACACCTCGCCCTGTAATTCAGTCTATGGTTAATGAAAGTCTATTAGTCTACTTGAAGAAGTGTATCGGATTTGAGGCAAACGAAAATGCAACGGAGTTCCTGACCAACTTGATTTATCACGATGTTCTAAATAATGATAGGCATAATCGTCAGATTGTAGAGGGCCTCTATGAAATTAGAGCATTAGACCCGGCTTGTGGAAGTGGTGCTTTTCCTATGGGCATGTTACAGCGAATTGTGGACTTATTGAAGATAGTCGATCCTGGTAACAGCCTTTGGCTTGATATCATGCTGGAACCGATAAAAGACTGGACTGTTCGTGAGAACTTCAAAAAGCAATTGGTTTGTCATCAGGATGACTACTCTCGCAAATTGGGTATTATACAGAACTGTATCTATGGTATCGACATTCAGCCTATAGCCGTACAGATTACAAAACTGCGTTTCTTTATTTCTCTTCTCATAGACCAAAAAATTGACAAGAATGCCGATAATGCAGGTGTTACTCCATTGCCAAATTTGGAAACGAAAATTGTATGTGCTGACTCATTGAAAAGCCTCAGTGCAGATGTTTTTGAAGAAGATCTGAAGGCCAAGATGATTCTTGAACGCGAGAAGTATTATCAGCCTGATGTTACATCTGATGAGCGTAAGGAGATTGCTGGAAGAATAGCAGATATGATGGATGTCTTATATCCCACATTTGCGATTAGACTCGGGATGAAGCAGGTTTCTAATAAAGCCGTTTTGAAGAAGTGGTTTATGACTGGTAGTGTCAATGCCCCATTCTTCGATTTGAAGACTTTTTTCCCAGAAATTGAAAATGGCTTCGACATTGTAATTGGCAATCCACCGTACGGAGGTTTCAAGATAGAAGATGATGTAAAAGATGGCCTTGGACTTGGAAACAAAGATCCATACGGAGCTTTTATAGCTCGTTTCTTGGGTAATGGCTCAAGAATCACACCTCTAAAATATGGAGGCGTATTATCCTATATTGTCAGCGACACCTTTATGACTATTGGCACACATCTGAAGCTTCGTCAACAGATGATGCACAACAAGATATACAAGATGGTACGCATGTCTCCCAAAACATTTAGTGCCACAGTCAATACCGTTGTTATTGTCTGTGAGAAATGCAGAGCAGATGCTACCGACTCTGCCATTGAGGGAAATATCTGTCAAATGGCCGATATGTCAAACATAGATATTCATGAGGATTTTGAGCATTTCATGGACATCCTTTCTCGAAGCACTATGCAAATAATCAATGTTGCCAATGAGGAATATGCTATTTACAACTATGAGCAGAAACTAATCAAGAACTGTTCTAACCTTCCGTTCTTTGTGGCTTCACCAAAGATATTTGGTTTGATGAATGATGCAGATAGGAACGCAATTAGAGGTACAACGCAATTGGGGGGTATAAGTATCCCTTTCAGACAAGCAAGCATAAACGAATCTATCATAAGAGTTGTAAATCTGGGCCTCGTATCTGAAGTCAAAACCGGACTTCAAACAGGCGACAACCCAGCATATCTTTTTCAAGATCCTGATGCAAGAGGTACCTATAAAGATATAAACTTATTTGTTGAAAAAGTCCTTAACGATGAAGATTTCAATAGAATCTCCAAAGACAAGAAGTTGCGTTTGGATATCATTTCAAATGGAATAAGTATAGATAATACACGTTCTCAGAGATATTTTGGAGGTAGGTATATACTCCCATATGACAAGGGTGGAGAAAGTGATAGCGATGGAGGTTGGCTCCCCAATTATTACGTCCCAACAAATTATTATATTGATTGGAGTGAATGGGCAGTTAATAGAATGAAATCACTGACCATAGCTGATCGAATAAGAATTAATAAGGAGAAAAAGAAAATAAACGCACGTGCAGAAAACACCTTAGCTGCTGTTATTAGAAGCCCTCAAACTTATTTCTTACCAGCAATAAATGTTTCGCGAGTTGGTATGTATAGTCCAACATTCAGAGTGTCATCCAATGCTCCATACGACTCTGGGTGTAATAACATCTTTACAGATTTGGATACAATTTACCTGATGGGTATACTTTGTAGCAAATTTTACCGTTTCTTGTTTATTAACTATGTAAATGGTACTGTAAACAGTCAGACGGATGATCACTTATTGCTACCGATAGTGGTTGATGAAATCAGTGGATTGAAAGAAAAAGTAGAAGCAATTATAAAGAAACAGCATGAGCCTGGCAATCTCCGATATGACTATGCTTCTCATGAACAAATTGAGATCGACAAATTAGTTTATAAAGCCTATGGCTTAAACGAAGATGACATCAACGAGGTTGAAACATGGTTTGCTCGTCGTTATCCCAAACTTGCATCGGCTCAACGTAGTAATCTTGAAAAGTTGAAGAGAAAATGA
- a CDS encoding EVE domain-containing protein, whose translation MRYWMVKFAPFRVSWEDILASGKFEIYSVRNPQSRNNLEQMKVGDLAFYYHSQTDKRVMGIMQVGQEAHQDFTTSDTRWKSVTFEPVETLKCPITLQAIKDTEELSQIALVRQPRLAVSELTKEEYETLKQLSI comes from the coding sequence ATGAGATACTGGATGGTAAAGTTCGCTCCATTTCGTGTAAGTTGGGAAGACATCTTGGCTTCAGGAAAGTTTGAGATTTATAGCGTGAGGAATCCTCAGTCGCGCAACAATCTCGAACAGATGAAGGTTGGCGATCTTGCTTTCTACTATCATAGTCAGACTGATAAACGAGTGATGGGCATCATGCAAGTAGGTCAAGAGGCCCATCAGGACTTCACCACTTCAGACACTCGTTGGAAGTCTGTCACCTTCGAACCTGTTGAAACACTTAAATGCCCCATTACTCTACAAGCAATCAAGGATACAGAAGAGTTAAGTCAAATAGCACTCGTTCGTCAACCTCGTTTGGCAGTAAGTGAGTTGACAAAAGAAGAATACGAAACCCTTAAACAATTATCAATATGA